The genome window CGATTGAATTGCCAAATTCCTGTAAATCTTTCAGAACTCTCATAAACAAATCATCCATCATAAATTGCAAAAATTTTTGGATAAGTTACTCCAATAATCACCATTACTGCAAGAAAAATCACTTTGCCGTGATAGATAATTCCCTACACAGGCACCCCATATCAGTCGCTCAAGAATATCCGACCTTCAGAAAACCATTGTAAGACATTGAGGAAGTGATTTCACAAAAAGATGAAAATCGAATAAAATAACTTCCATATTGCTCCTTGCGGAAGCCCTGCCATGATTCGATCGGTATATTATACTAACCATCATATCATTCCCCAAACCAACCTCTCCATTGAGGAAATTCACAGGGCCTTGCAGGATCCTGAAGGATTGCTGTGGGTCTGCCTGAGCGCGCCCACAGAAGAGGAACTGCAAACTATCCTTGGAAACCTGTTTCATTTTCATCCTCTGGCTATCGAAGATTGTACAAGTCATGGGTATCAGGTCTCTAAAATAGATGAGTTTAGGGACTATTTATTCATTGTCATGCACGCACTTCCCTCAGGAAAATTTTGGGAAATTTCAGAACCGATTGAGGTAGATATCTTCCTTGGGAAAAATTACGTTGTGAGCGTTACTCATGAAAGTTACGTATCCCCCATTGAAACCGTATGGAAACATCTTGAGAAAGATGAACGCCTGATCACTCGCGGCTCGGATTTTCTTTGCCATGCCATTCTTGATCATTTGGTAGATGATTATCTTCCTGTACTGGATGAAATTGATGAACAAATAGAATTTTTGGAAGATCAGGTTTTGCAATCTCCTACCCCTGATGTACTTTCTAAAACCCTTGAAATGAAACACGCACTAATGTCCATGCGCAGACTGGTCGCCCCGCAACGAGAAATTATGAATCGTCTGAGCAGGGATGAATTTCCCATGATTGACCAGCAGAGCAAGATTTATTTCAGAGATATTTACGATCATCTTGTACGACTTCAGGACCTGTCAGAATCTCTGCGAGACATTGTGACTGGTATTCTGGATATCTACCTGAACTCGACATCTCTTCGCCTTAATGAGATCATGAAAGCACTGACAATTGTCTCCACGATTTTCCTGCCGTTATCCTTCGTCGCGGGGGTATACGGCATGAATTTTATCCATATGCCAGAACTCGGCTGGCGCTATGGTTATTTGATGGTGTGGGTTATTTTTTTCCTGATTGCTTCAGGGATGATACTCTTCTTCAAAAAACGCAATTGGTTTTGAGGGAATTATGACTACCATATGGACAGACAGCACTGCAGATTTAAGCCCTTCGCTCATTGAAAGATACACTCTTTCCGTCATCCCCCTGTACGTTCTTCTGGATGACAAAACCTTTCTGGATGGAGTGGAAATTCAACTTCCACAATTGTTTGATTTTGTATCCAGAACAGGGAGATTACCCAAAACTTCAGCAGCATCCATTGGAGATTTCCTGAAACGTTTTGAAACCCCTGGTCCCCATGTGTACATTGGAATTTCTTCGCAACTGTCGGCAACATTGAAAAATGCCATCCTTGCCAAAGAGCATCTTGGAAGAGACGATATCTATATTGTCGACAGCCTGAATCTTTCGACCGGCATTGGGATGCTTGCCGTGGAAGCAGCAGAATTGAGAGACTCGGGGTATAGCGCCGCACAAATTGCCGAGGAAATCTCTCAACGTGTACCCAAAGTACGCACATCTTTTATCATTGATACTCTGGATTATCTGTATAAGGGTGGAAGATGTTCCGCACTGCAAAACCTCATGGGCAGTCTGCTCTCGATTCGCCCGATTATTGAGGTCCGCAAAGATGGCACCCTCGGCGTGCGTTCCAAGACCCGCGGTGCAAGAAAAAAAGGATTGATGAGCATGGTCGCTGACTTTGAGAAGGACCTTCCGCAAGTCTGGTTGAAGAGAGTATTTATCACCCACACAGGCTGCGATGAGGATGCTGAGTTCCTCAAACAAGAACTGTTGAGCCGTGCGCCGATTGAAGAAATTCATATGACTTATGCCGGTTCAGTCATCGCCAGCCATTGCGGGCCAAACACCATCGGCATCCTGTACAGATTGAAATAAAGCAGTTGGCTTTAGCAGGATCAGTCAATACAATGAATTGAGGATAAAACAGGGCGGGCTCCACTTTGAGTCCGCCCTAGCACTCTATATAATCGCCATTTGTTTTCCGATTTGATAGAAAATTTCCAGGACCTGATCTAATTGTTCATCGGTATGGGTAGCCATGTAACTGGTGCGCAATAACTGCATGCCTGGAGGAACAGCCGGAGAAATAACCGGATTGACAAATACTCCCGCTTCAAACAGTGCCTTCCAGAAAAAGAACGTTTTCTGATCATCACCAATAATAATGGGGATAATGGGAGTTTGTGAATTGCCCGTGTTATATCCCATCTCCTCAAAGGATTTTTTCATCTTCTTTCCAATATGAATTACCCGCTGAACACGCTCAGGCTCCTGCTCCATAATTTCGAGCGCAGCCAGTGCGGCGGCAGCATTTGCCGGAGGGATACTGGCACTGAAGATTAACGAACGGGCATGATGCTTGATATAATGGACAACGTCCTCATCTCCGGCGATGAAACCGCCCAGTGAGGCAAAAGATTTGCTGAAAGTGGACATAATCAAGTCCACCTGAGCCGTTACGCCAAGTTCTTCCGCAGTTCCTCTTCCTCCCCCCATCACTCCCATACCATGAGCATCATCAACCATCAACCGTGCACCATATTTCTGGCAAACAGGGACCATCTCCTTCAAAAGCGCCAGGTCTCCCCCCATACTGAAGACACCATCCACAACGACCAGTTTTCCGGCTGATTCTGGCAAAGACTGAAGCACTTTTTCCAGATGAGTCACATCATTATGGCGGAAGCGGGCAATTTCGCCAAAACTTAAGCGCGCTCCGTCCACGATGCTGGCATGGTCATCCTTATCAAGGATCACGTAATCTCCCCGTCCGACAATTGCCGAAACCGCACCCAAATTTGCCTGCATACCGGTAGAAAACACCAGAGCCGCTTCTTTCTTTACCCACTTCGCAAGGCGACGTTCCAGTTCTTCGTGCATTTCAAGCGTGCCGTTGAGGAACCGCGAACCTGTGCAACTGGTCCCATACCTTCGGATGGCTTCCATCGCGGCTTCACGCACTTTAGGGTGGGTGGTCAAACCGAGGTAATTATTCGAACCGCACATGATCAGCCGGTGCCCTTTATATACCACCTCAGTTCCCTCGTTTTCGTTCAAAGGGATAAAATATGGATAGTATCCTTCTTTTATTGCCTCCTTTGCGGCAGTAAACTGATGGGTTTTTTCAAAGATGTCCATATGAATTCCTCGTGGGTTGAAATGAAAGAATTAATCTTGCTCTGAAAAATAAAAAATA of Anaerolinea thermophila UNI-1 contains these proteins:
- the corA gene encoding magnesium/cobalt transporter CorA: MIRSVYYTNHHIIPQTNLSIEEIHRALQDPEGLLWVCLSAPTEEELQTILGNLFHFHPLAIEDCTSHGYQVSKIDEFRDYLFIVMHALPSGKFWEISEPIEVDIFLGKNYVVSVTHESYVSPIETVWKHLEKDERLITRGSDFLCHAILDHLVDDYLPVLDEIDEQIEFLEDQVLQSPTPDVLSKTLEMKHALMSMRRLVAPQREIMNRLSRDEFPMIDQQSKIYFRDIYDHLVRLQDLSESLRDIVTGILDIYLNSTSLRLNEIMKALTIVSTIFLPLSFVAGVYGMNFIHMPELGWRYGYLMVWVIFFLIASGMILFFKKRNWF
- a CDS encoding DegV family protein, encoding MTTIWTDSTADLSPSLIERYTLSVIPLYVLLDDKTFLDGVEIQLPQLFDFVSRTGRLPKTSAASIGDFLKRFETPGPHVYIGISSQLSATLKNAILAKEHLGRDDIYIVDSLNLSTGIGMLAVEAAELRDSGYSAAQIAEEISQRVPKVRTSFIIDTLDYLYKGGRCSALQNLMGSLLSIRPIIEVRKDGTLGVRSKTRGARKKGLMSMVADFEKDLPQVWLKRVFITHTGCDEDAEFLKQELLSRAPIEEIHMTYAGSVIASHCGPNTIGILYRLK
- a CDS encoding aminotransferase class I/II-fold pyridoxal phosphate-dependent enzyme; its protein translation is MDIFEKTHQFTAAKEAIKEGYYPYFIPLNENEGTEVVYKGHRLIMCGSNNYLGLTTHPKVREAAMEAIRRYGTSCTGSRFLNGTLEMHEELERRLAKWVKKEAALVFSTGMQANLGAVSAIVGRGDYVILDKDDHASIVDGARLSFGEIARFRHNDVTHLEKVLQSLPESAGKLVVVDGVFSMGGDLALLKEMVPVCQKYGARLMVDDAHGMGVMGGGRGTAEELGVTAQVDLIMSTFSKSFASLGGFIAGDEDVVHYIKHHARSLIFSASIPPANAAAALAALEIMEQEPERVQRVIHIGKKMKKSFEEMGYNTGNSQTPIIPIIIGDDQKTFFFWKALFEAGVFVNPVISPAVPPGMQLLRTSYMATHTDEQLDQVLEIFYQIGKQMAII